The Thermoanaerobacter uzonensis DSM 18761 sequence TGATGGTAATAGTGGTGGCCGTTACGGCTGTAGCTTCTTTTGCAATACCCAGTTACAGTGCTGCTATTGCTTTTAGAATGCTAAGATTTATATTTATGAGTCTTGCGGCTGTTTTTGGTCTATATGGTATAATGCTGGGATTTATGGTAGTTTTAACTCATTTGGTTGTTTTAAAAAGTTTTGGAGTTCCTTATCTTTCACCTTTTGTGGAAATAGATATAAGTGACCTTGCAGATACATTGATAAAAGCTCCTATAATGTACTTTAAAAATCGGCCAGAAATTTTGAATACTCCTGATAGAAGAAAGATGAAGGATTTAAGGGGAGAAAAAATAGAAAGCATAGAAGACGATAGGAGAGACAACAATGATAAAAAACAATGATAAAATCTCTGCTAGTCAAGTATCAATATTGCTTTTCACTACTATGGTAGGAGCTGGAATATTAAGTCTTCCTGCAGATGTTTCAAAAGAGGTAGGGCCTAATGGACTTATAGCTATCTTAGGAGGAGGAATTGCTTCTCTTTTTTTTGCAAGGCTGATACTTTATTTATCTTCTAAATTTCCTACAGAAACTTTTGTTGAATATACTGGTAAACTTATAACAAGACCTATTTCTATTGTTATAAGTATTATACTTGTTTTTTACTTTACAATATTTGCAAGCCTTGATGTAAGAATTTTTGGGGAAGTTTTAAAAATATATCTTTTACCAAATACACCCATTGAAATGATAATTATTACAATGCTTTTTACTTCTGCTTATTTAGTACGATATGGACTTGAACCAATTGCACGAATGTCAGAAATTTTGTTTCCTATAATGGTGATACCCCTTGTATTACTTTTTTTGCCAGCTTTAACTGACGTAGACTTAAGCAATTTTCTTCCGTTTATGAGAGTTTCACTAATTAAGTTTTTTAAAGGAATGCTTTTGACTACCTATAGTTTTGTTGGCTTTGAGGTATTGTATTTGCTTTTTCCATATGTAATTGATAGAGAGAAGTTAAAAAGAAGTGTCAATTCAGCAGTAATCTCTACGATGTTGTTTTACATGTATATAACTTTTTTTGTAATCAGCATATTTGGATACAAGGAAACAAGGGAACAGTTGTGGCCTTTTTTGACCCTCATTAAATCTCTTAATTTTCCTGTGTTTTTTATTGAAAATGTAGAGGGAATTGTAATGGGAATATGGACATTCACCATCTTTACTTCTATTTATTCTTTTCACTATTTTGCTATTTTGACTCTTACAAAGCTTTTAAAAGCCAGAGAACATTCTTATTTTGTTTTGCCGGCAGTTCCAGTAATGTATTTAATGGCTTTAATTCCCGATTCTATTGTGACAGTTTATAAATATGCGGGTTATGTTTCTCAGTACATGTCAGTGTTTTTTATAGCTATATTGCCAATACTATTGTTTATCATTTTAAAAGTTAAAAGATCAGGTGATAAAGATGAAGAGAAAACTTAAAATAGTGATATTATCGGTTTTAATTGCTCTCATGTTGGCAGGCTGTTGGGATAAAATAGAAATAGAAGATAGAGCTTTTGTGATGGCAATAGGCATAGATCTATCTTCTTCGAATAAAAAATATGTTGTGACTTTTCAATTTCCTAATGTTGCTCAA is a genomic window containing:
- a CDS encoding GerAB/ArcD/ProY family transporter, translated to MIKNNDKISASQVSILLFTTMVGAGILSLPADVSKEVGPNGLIAILGGGIASLFFARLILYLSSKFPTETFVEYTGKLITRPISIVISIILVFYFTIFASLDVRIFGEVLKIYLLPNTPIEMIIITMLFTSAYLVRYGLEPIARMSEILFPIMVIPLVLLFLPALTDVDLSNFLPFMRVSLIKFFKGMLLTTYSFVGFEVLYLLFPYVIDREKLKRSVNSAVISTMLFYMYITFFVISIFGYKETREQLWPFLTLIKSLNFPVFFIENVEGIVMGIWTFTIFTSIYSFHYFAILTLTKLLKAREHSYFVLPAVPVMYLMALIPDSIVTVYKYAGYVSQYMSVFFIAILPILLFIILKVKRSGDKDEEKT